One Gloeothece verrucosa PCC 7822 DNA window includes the following coding sequences:
- a CDS encoding hybrid sensor histidine kinase/response regulator, whose product MVLTSTVNVLLIEDNLAEARLLQEILKGSHLKQFNLCHVKRLREGLEKIRSEPFDIILLDLTLPDSQGLESLNPLVQIAPHVPIVVLTNTNDDHLALEAVRRGAQDYLVKRHVTLEILVRSLCYAIERKQVAQQLEQMNEKLQMRVEERTAELTKAKEINQLKTEFVSMLSHDFRNPLNTILLSAGLLEDCRDRLSQEQQLNYFQMIRSAIKDMDQLLTEVLIIGRADAGRLKFNPVPLNLKEFCANILQAFRLNISEAHQLIFKADGNFNDGLWDDNLLRHILNNLLGNALKYSPNGGIIRLDLIEGKGQVIFTVQDQGIGIPPEAIEGLFKPFFRATNVDNIAGTGLGLAIVQRCVETHGGYVEVKSQVGVGTTFMVTLPIIRDDFLDDERLLLQN is encoded by the coding sequence ATGGTACTCACCAGCACAGTCAACGTTTTGTTAATTGAGGATAATTTGGCAGAAGCCAGACTTCTGCAAGAAATTCTCAAGGGTTCTCATCTGAAACAATTTAATTTATGTCATGTCAAGCGGCTACGAGAAGGGCTAGAAAAAATCCGCTCTGAGCCATTTGATATCATTTTATTAGATTTGACTCTACCCGATAGTCAAGGGTTAGAGTCTCTTAACCCTTTAGTGCAAATTGCTCCTCATGTTCCCATTGTGGTTCTCACCAACACCAATGATGATCACCTCGCTCTCGAAGCCGTCAGACGAGGAGCGCAAGACTATCTCGTTAAACGCCACGTCACCCTAGAAATTTTGGTTCGTTCTCTGTGTTATGCCATTGAGCGCAAGCAAGTGGCCCAACAGTTAGAACAAATGAATGAGAAATTACAAATGCGGGTAGAGGAACGCACCGCCGAACTCACAAAAGCCAAAGAAATCAATCAGCTTAAAACTGAGTTTGTTTCGATGCTCTCCCATGACTTCCGCAACCCTCTAAATACGATTCTTTTGTCGGCTGGTTTATTAGAAGATTGTCGTGATCGACTCAGCCAAGAACAACAACTGAACTATTTTCAAATGATTCGTTCTGCTATTAAAGATATGGATCAGTTGTTAACAGAAGTTTTAATTATTGGCAGAGCCGATGCCGGCAGACTCAAATTTAATCCAGTTCCTCTCAATTTAAAAGAATTTTGTGCTAATATATTACAGGCTTTTCGTCTCAATATTAGTGAGGCTCATCAACTCATTTTTAAGGCCGATGGAAATTTTAATGATGGGCTATGGGATGATAATCTTCTTAGACATATTTTAAATAATTTGCTCGGAAATGCTCTGAAATATTCTCCTAATGGCGGCATAATTCGCTTAGATTTAATTGAAGGAAAAGGGCAAGTCATTTTTACGGTTCAAGATCAAGGTATTGGCATTCCACCAGAGGCAATAGAAGGACTGTTTAAGCCTTTCTTTCGAGCCACTAATGTAGATAATATTGCAGGAACGGGTTTAGGATTAGCTATTGTGCAACGCTGTGTAGAGACTCATGGCGGCTATGTTGAGGTTAAAAGTCAAGTGGGAGTGGGAACAACCTTTATGGTGACTTTGCCCATCATCAGAGATGATTTTTTAGATGATGAGCGGCTTTTACTGCAAAACTAA
- a CDS encoding sensor histidine kinase, which produces MVAVDLSIANIGLNRLEQEPIHLYNRIQSYGVLLVLAEPDLQVIQVSSNAETILGISIDQILQSKLEDIFDPFQIDRLKEGIIENNFDALNPSKIWARVKGDEYVVFDGVFHRNADGLLILELEPAMTYENIPFLSFYHLAKTSINQLEKSAKLTEFCQIIVQEVRKLTGFDRVMLYKFDSENHGDVIAEDKREELEPYLGLHYPESDIPAPARKLFTANWIRIIPDSQATPVDMIPAVNPTTEQPLNLTLSILRSPSPCHLEYLHNMEVGASLTISLIKDNKLWGLIACHHQTPKLVPYEVRKACEFLGRVVFSEISIKEETEDYDYRMKLNYVRSRLVEYMSSEEHFIDGLVKHDPNLLELTNATGAAICFGGKYTLLGQTPDEEDLNYLIQWLQKNVKEEVFYTDSLPRVYPDARKYKDVASGLLAIPIAKRNYVLWFRPEVIQTVNWGGNPNKAYETTTEDGELRLCPRKSFALWKETVRLKSLHWKPSELNAALELRKAIANTILAQAEELAQLAHDLELSNSELKKFAYVASHDLQEPLNQVANYVQLLELRYREELDEDAQEFIQFAVDGVSLMQTLIDDVLAYSKVDLQQVEFELTEAETALDKALSNLRRRIGENEAIITHDPLPTVLADGTQLMQLFQNLIANAIKFRSEKRPEIHIGVKRLDEAWLFSVSDNGIGIDPRFSERIFVIFQRLHTRDEYPGTGMGLAICKKIIECHRGRIWVESELKEGATFYFTIPVGGRDRELRRGRKAQNYIISGGQQS; this is translated from the coding sequence ATGGTTGCTGTAGATTTATCAATAGCGAATATCGGCTTAAATCGTTTAGAACAAGAACCGATTCATTTATATAATAGAATTCAGTCTTATGGAGTTTTGCTAGTGTTAGCCGAACCCGATTTACAAGTGATACAAGTAAGTAGTAATGCCGAAACGATATTAGGAATTAGTATTGATCAGATTTTACAGAGTAAGCTAGAAGATATTTTTGATCCGTTCCAAATTGATCGTCTAAAAGAAGGGATAATCGAAAATAATTTTGATGCCTTAAATCCTTCCAAAATTTGGGCAAGAGTTAAGGGCGATGAATATGTAGTTTTTGATGGAGTATTTCATCGCAATGCCGATGGTTTATTAATTTTAGAATTAGAACCGGCCATGACTTATGAAAATATTCCTTTCCTCAGCTTTTATCACCTAGCGAAAACTTCCATTAATCAACTCGAAAAATCTGCTAAATTAACAGAATTTTGTCAGATTATTGTCCAAGAAGTCAGAAAACTAACCGGATTTGACCGGGTAATGTTATATAAATTTGATAGCGAAAATCACGGCGATGTCATTGCAGAAGACAAACGAGAAGAACTCGAACCCTATTTAGGTTTACACTATCCAGAATCGGATATTCCCGCACCAGCCCGAAAATTATTTACCGCCAATTGGATCAGAATTATTCCCGATAGTCAGGCGACACCGGTGGACATGATCCCAGCCGTTAATCCCACCACAGAACAGCCTTTAAATTTAACCCTATCTATTTTGAGAAGTCCCTCTCCTTGTCATTTAGAATATCTCCATAATATGGAAGTGGGGGCATCTTTAACCATATCTCTGATTAAAGATAACAAGCTTTGGGGACTCATTGCTTGTCACCATCAAACCCCCAAATTAGTGCCTTATGAAGTGCGGAAAGCTTGCGAATTTTTAGGGCGAGTCGTATTTTCAGAAATATCTATCAAAGAAGAAACCGAAGACTATGACTACCGCATGAAGCTGAACTATGTTCGCTCAAGATTAGTGGAGTATATGTCTAGCGAAGAACACTTTATTGATGGATTAGTTAAACATGACCCCAACTTATTAGAACTGACAAACGCCACCGGAGCCGCCATTTGTTTCGGGGGAAAATATACTTTATTGGGGCAAACTCCCGACGAAGAAGACCTCAATTATTTAATTCAATGGCTACAGAAAAACGTCAAAGAAGAAGTCTTTTATACCGATTCTTTGCCTCGGGTTTATCCAGATGCGAGAAAATATAAAGATGTGGCCAGTGGATTACTCGCTATCCCCATCGCCAAACGCAATTATGTGTTATGGTTCCGTCCAGAAGTGATTCAAACCGTCAATTGGGGAGGCAACCCCAATAAAGCTTACGAAACCACCACCGAAGATGGAGAATTACGACTGTGTCCTCGGAAATCTTTCGCCCTCTGGAAAGAAACTGTCCGCCTGAAATCTTTACACTGGAAACCCTCAGAACTGAATGCGGCTCTAGAACTGAGAAAAGCGATCGCCAATACCATTTTAGCTCAAGCCGAAGAACTCGCTCAACTGGCCCATGATTTAGAATTATCTAACTCAGAACTGAAAAAATTTGCTTACGTTGCTTCACACGACTTACAAGAACCCCTAAATCAAGTCGCTAACTACGTTCAACTGTTAGAATTACGTTATCGAGAAGAACTCGATGAAGACGCACAAGAATTCATTCAATTTGCTGTAGATGGTGTGAGTTTGATGCAAACCCTGATCGATGATGTATTGGCTTATTCTAAAGTCGATCTACAGCAGGTAGAATTTGAACTCACTGAAGCAGAAACAGCCTTAGACAAAGCCTTAAGTAATTTGCGGCGGCGGATCGGAGAAAATGAAGCTATCATTACTCATGATCCCCTTCCCACAGTGCTGGCCGATGGAACTCAATTAATGCAATTATTCCAAAATTTGATAGCCAATGCCATTAAATTCCGCAGTGAAAAACGCCCTGAGATACATATTGGGGTAAAAAGGTTAGACGAGGCTTGGTTATTCTCCGTTAGCGATAATGGGATCGGCATTGATCCTCGATTTTCCGAACGGATTTTTGTCATCTTCCAACGCCTACACACCCGAGATGAATATCCAGGCACCGGTATGGGACTAGCCATCTGTAAAAAGATTATCGAATGTCACCGGGGACGCATCTGGGTTGAATCTGAACTCAAAGAGGGGGCAACATTCTACTTTACAATTCCAGTAGGAGGACGTGATCGTGAGCTACGGAGAGGACGTAAAGCCCAAAATTATATTATTAGTGGAGGACAGCAAAGCTGA
- a CDS encoding response regulator — MSYGEDVKPKIILLVEDSKADIRLIQEALKTSSTEHTLMIARDGVEAMDYLRQEGEYKEAIRPNLILLDLNLPKKDGREVLAEIKADPTLKRIPVVVLSTSRNEEDIDHSYELHVNCFISKSRNLSELFRIVKEIETFWLTTATLPSDEKI; from the coding sequence GTGAGCTACGGAGAGGACGTAAAGCCCAAAATTATATTATTAGTGGAGGACAGCAAAGCTGATATTCGCTTAATCCAAGAAGCCCTAAAAACTAGCTCTACTGAACATACGCTCATGATCGCCCGGGATGGGGTGGAAGCTATGGACTATCTTCGTCAAGAGGGAGAGTATAAAGAAGCTATCCGCCCTAATCTAATTCTTCTCGACTTAAATTTGCCTAAAAAAGATGGACGAGAAGTTTTAGCCGAAATCAAAGCCGATCCAACGCTCAAACGAATTCCGGTCGTGGTTTTAAGTACCTCCCGCAATGAGGAAGATATTGACCACAGCTATGAGTTACACGTGAATTGCTTTATCAGCAAATCCCGTAATCTGAGCGAATTGTTCCGCATTGTCAAAGAAATAGAAACTTTTTGGTTAACCACTGCTACCTTACCATCAGACGAGAAAATCTAA
- a CDS encoding DUF3747 domain-containing protein has translation MKLSLSSPLAVLVSIIFTQFPAYNLVSAATFDQQEVDQSSFIAIARPYGNNKYDLLIIRQIPQQRQCWSESGTKPVTVDPLLLNFDFTGSCERSTDSNGYSVRIDGEDYGLNYLLSIEQRNGELVLVALNRVDPSKPPIVIGRTYGMTQGLLKIFLNPGWRFTKRTYQGKVLGHVYLTGDTQAMVPEDSSAVSSSNQSDTAAPSSQQNGNTSPTVSQQSPDEYTFTAESSEPPAASSNNSFSNDSSLESYRSERTPSVPAANSNTRANVPNTKKYSGELPPPPFSPSSLPPVAPPSQNPNNQIVPPPSLNSSNSQRQNLSDTLNNLNNNSGRTPSSRSIAQAKNYKVLVEAKTGSQQQQLRSLYPESFPTKYNGQSFWQVGVFSTADNAQNVIQNLKNAGLNSRMIPF, from the coding sequence ATGAAACTCTCATTATCAAGCCCCTTGGCTGTTTTAGTATCAATTATCTTTACCCAATTTCCGGCTTATAATTTGGTCAGCGCTGCCACTTTTGATCAACAGGAAGTAGATCAATCTTCGTTTATTGCGATCGCTAGGCCCTATGGAAATAATAAATACGATCTATTAATTATTCGCCAAATTCCCCAACAACGACAGTGTTGGAGTGAAAGTGGCACGAAACCGGTCACAGTAGACCCTCTGTTGCTCAACTTTGATTTTACGGGCAGTTGTGAACGCAGTACCGATAGTAATGGCTATTCGGTTCGCATTGATGGTGAAGATTATGGGTTAAATTATTTGCTCTCCATTGAACAGCGTAATGGGGAATTAGTCTTGGTTGCGCTAAATCGGGTTGATCCGTCTAAACCGCCCATTGTGATCGGTAGAACCTACGGAATGACTCAAGGTCTTTTGAAAATCTTTCTTAACCCCGGATGGCGATTTACCAAACGGACTTATCAAGGCAAAGTTTTAGGCCATGTGTATTTGACTGGGGATACTCAAGCGATGGTTCCAGAAGATAGTTCGGCGGTGTCTTCTTCTAATCAATCCGATACAGCCGCCCCCTCGAGCCAGCAGAACGGAAATACTAGCCCAACGGTTTCGCAGCAGTCGCCTGATGAATATACTTTTACGGCTGAATCTTCTGAACCTCCGGCCGCATCGAGCAATAATTCGTTTTCTAATGATAGTTCTCTAGAATCCTATCGTTCTGAGCGAACTCCTTCGGTTCCTGCGGCTAACAGTAACACTCGAGCTAATGTTCCTAATACTAAGAAATATTCTGGTGAATTACCCCCTCCCCCGTTTTCTCCGTCTTCTTTGCCGCCAGTTGCTCCCCCCTCTCAAAATCCTAACAATCAAATTGTTCCCCCTCCCTCTCTCAACTCGTCTAATTCACAACGTCAAAATTTATCGGATACGCTCAATAATCTTAATAACAATTCTGGGCGAACGCCTTCTAGTCGTTCCATCGCTCAAGCGAAAAATTATAAAGTTTTAGTGGAGGCTAAAACCGGTTCTCAACAACAACAATTGCGCTCACTTTATCCTGAATCTTTCCCCACAAAATACAATGGCCAGTCTTTTTGGCAAGTGGGAGTATTTAGCACGGCTGATAATGCCCAAAACGTGATCCAAAATTTAAAAAATGCAGGGTTAAATAGCCGAATGATTCCTTTTTAA